A single window of Pseudarthrobacter psychrotolerans DNA harbors:
- a CDS encoding reverse transcriptase family protein, which produces MTHNVVPVYTLAHLCVIAKVPYEAARDVIFNHRAHYTSRKLVKRSGLGFRTIHEPSPQLKSLQRAILQNCLPRDASSALSFAFEAGRNTSQAARHHIGARAMIHVDIQDFFGSIGSRRVYSIFAKLGYPELLALEMAFITSVGHEVTLRGPDDRGVPYEFLKEGRLPQGASTSGKISNLLCRELDNLLSEIAVKRGGVVTRYADDISFSWPNPLIRSESGTILAEIDRAVSEAGFSLNRKKTRVIPKSHEFRMLGLCVGQEGIWLNRNYKSHIRAHLYGVEEFGLSEHAISRGFHSDLEFISFIWGHYAYSAYIDPSFASEVRARLEMAGVPDV; this is translated from the coding sequence GTGACTCACAACGTGGTTCCCGTCTATACGCTGGCCCACTTGTGTGTCATAGCAAAGGTGCCTTATGAGGCGGCTCGGGATGTGATCTTTAACCATCGTGCTCACTACACGTCGCGGAAACTGGTCAAGCGGTCAGGCCTAGGCTTCCGAACGATCCATGAGCCTTCTCCACAATTGAAGTCATTGCAGCGCGCAATCCTCCAAAACTGCCTGCCCAGGGATGCTAGCTCCGCGTTATCGTTTGCCTTTGAGGCGGGCCGTAACACGTCCCAGGCCGCTCGTCATCACATTGGCGCCAGGGCTATGATCCATGTCGACATTCAGGACTTCTTTGGATCTATTGGATCCCGACGCGTCTATTCAATTTTCGCAAAACTGGGGTATCCGGAGCTTCTGGCCCTCGAAATGGCTTTTATAACTTCCGTGGGGCATGAGGTCACTCTTCGAGGACCGGATGACCGTGGCGTCCCTTACGAATTCCTCAAAGAGGGACGACTTCCGCAGGGCGCCTCAACGAGTGGCAAGATTTCCAACCTCTTGTGTCGGGAATTAGATAACCTCCTATCTGAAATTGCCGTAAAGCGGGGAGGTGTTGTGACACGTTATGCTGACGATATTTCTTTTTCATGGCCGAATCCCTTGATTCGAAGCGAAAGCGGGACCATCCTTGCGGAAATCGATCGGGCCGTCAGCGAAGCCGGCTTCAGTCTCAATCGCAAGAAGACGCGCGTTATCCCAAAGTCGCACGAGTTTCGCATGCTCGGCTTGTGTGTAGGTCAAGAAGGTATCTGGTTGAATCGAAACTATAAAAGCCATATCAGAGCGCACTTGTACGGTGTTGAAGAATTTGGACTTTCCGAACACGCGATATCAAGGGGATTTCATTCCGATCTCGAATTCATAAGTTTTATTTGGGGTCATTACGCTTACTCCGCTTACATAGATCCTTCGTTCGCCTCTGAAGTACGTGCTCGGCTGGAAATGGCAGGTGTTCCTGACGTCTGA
- the hisC gene encoding histidinol-phosphate transaminase, producing the protein MTRDQLLTAPDTVLPTLRGAVAGLPSYVPGRRGAGADIAALASNESHYPPLPAAAAAVAEAAVTMNRYPDSAAVELRERLARHLGVTAGEVAVGPGSVGVLQQIITGLCDAGDEVIFAWRSFEAYPILVELAGARPVRIPLDDAEGHDLEAMAAAVTGRTKVILLCTPNNPTGVPISHESIEAFLQSVRSDILVAIDEAYVEYAEAGSGPDSLALYRQYPNVCILRTFSKAYGLAGLRVGYAVAAPGIAEGLRRTALPFSVSALAQKAAVASLDAGEEMEARVSAVRQERARMAAQLEAQGWKLQASQGNFLWIRADDDLCARLVDAFDRAGILVRAYQGDGVRITVANPASNDRVLRLLEAHAA; encoded by the coding sequence ATGACCCGTGATCAGCTTCTGACCGCACCGGACACCGTGCTTCCCACCCTTCGTGGCGCCGTGGCCGGACTGCCGTCCTACGTCCCCGGCCGCCGCGGCGCCGGAGCGGACATCGCAGCCCTCGCCAGCAACGAAAGCCACTACCCTCCGCTGCCTGCTGCCGCGGCTGCGGTGGCCGAAGCGGCCGTTACCATGAATCGCTACCCGGACAGTGCCGCCGTCGAACTCCGCGAACGGCTTGCCCGGCACCTGGGCGTCACCGCCGGGGAGGTCGCGGTGGGGCCCGGCAGTGTTGGCGTCCTGCAGCAGATCATCACCGGACTGTGCGACGCCGGGGATGAGGTGATCTTCGCGTGGCGCTCCTTCGAGGCCTACCCCATCCTGGTTGAGCTGGCAGGCGCCCGGCCGGTCCGCATTCCACTGGACGACGCCGAGGGCCACGACCTCGAGGCCATGGCCGCTGCAGTCACCGGGCGCACGAAGGTCATCCTGCTCTGTACTCCCAACAATCCCACCGGCGTGCCGATCAGCCATGAAAGTATCGAGGCTTTCCTGCAATCCGTCCGCTCCGACATCCTCGTGGCCATCGACGAGGCCTACGTGGAATACGCCGAAGCGGGCAGCGGCCCCGATTCCCTGGCGCTCTACCGCCAGTACCCGAACGTCTGCATCCTGCGCACTTTCTCGAAGGCCTACGGACTCGCCGGCCTGCGCGTGGGATACGCCGTGGCGGCGCCGGGCATCGCTGAGGGACTGCGCCGGACAGCCCTTCCCTTCTCGGTGAGCGCGCTGGCCCAGAAGGCGGCCGTCGCGTCGCTGGACGCCGGGGAGGAGATGGAAGCGCGGGTCTCCGCCGTCAGGCAGGAGCGCGCCCGGATGGCCGCGCAGTTGGAAGCCCAGGGCTGGAAACTACAGGCGAGCCAGGGCAACTTCCTGTGGATCCGTGCGGATGACGATCTCTGCGCGCGGCTGGTGGACGCGTTCGATCGCGCGGGCATCCTGGTCCGGGCGTACCAGGGCGACGGCGTGCGGATCACCGTTGCCAACCCCGCCTCCAATGATCGTGTGCTCCGGCTTCTGGAAGCCCACGCAGCCTGA
- a CDS encoding amino acid permease, which yields MEQQTMASGRALGAALKPRQLTMMGLGSAIGAGLFIGSGAGIQAAGPAVLISYLVAGTLIILVMWALGEMAAANPDSGAFSVYTAKAYGPVAGATVGWLWWLQLVVVIAAEALGAAGLLATIFPALPVWLMAFVFIVVLTAVNLTSVKNFGEFEFWFALLKVAAIVGFLVVGAALLFGWLPGVQSPGLTNFTGDGFAPDGFAGIATALFVVAFAFGGTEIVSVAAAETAEPARSVRTAVRTVLWRILVFYIGAIFVIAAVVPVGSAGLKSPFAAVLEAAGMPGAATAITLVAVAALLSALNANLYGASRMAFSLAERGEAPRLLASVSKARVPVIAVLASVAFGVVTVVLELAFPEKVLPVLLNIVGSTCLLVWTSALLAQLALRLRADRERTALPLRMPGFPWLTGFGLLILAAIFTVGFIGEDSRPQLLSTFALVALLAVANWLHHRSGKVASVVETSDGAKEPVLMD from the coding sequence ATGGAACAACAGACAATGGCGTCTGGCCGCGCACTGGGCGCGGCACTCAAACCCCGCCAGCTCACCATGATGGGGCTCGGAAGCGCCATCGGTGCGGGCCTCTTCATCGGCTCCGGCGCCGGCATCCAGGCTGCCGGACCGGCTGTGCTGATCTCCTACCTTGTGGCCGGCACACTCATCATCCTGGTGATGTGGGCCCTCGGCGAGATGGCGGCCGCCAACCCGGACAGCGGCGCCTTCTCCGTCTATACCGCCAAGGCCTACGGGCCGGTGGCCGGTGCCACGGTGGGCTGGCTCTGGTGGCTGCAGCTCGTGGTGGTCATCGCGGCGGAGGCGCTGGGTGCGGCAGGTCTGCTGGCCACCATCTTCCCGGCCCTGCCGGTGTGGCTGATGGCCTTCGTGTTCATCGTGGTGCTCACCGCTGTGAACCTCACCAGTGTGAAGAACTTCGGTGAGTTCGAGTTCTGGTTCGCGCTGCTCAAGGTGGCGGCAATCGTCGGCTTCCTCGTGGTGGGCGCTGCCCTGCTCTTCGGCTGGCTGCCGGGCGTGCAGTCGCCGGGCCTGACCAACTTCACCGGAGACGGCTTCGCGCCCGACGGTTTCGCCGGGATTGCCACGGCACTCTTCGTGGTGGCATTTGCGTTCGGCGGCACCGAGATCGTGTCCGTGGCGGCAGCTGAGACCGCCGAGCCTGCCCGCAGCGTACGGACAGCAGTCCGGACGGTGCTGTGGCGCATCCTGGTCTTCTACATCGGTGCGATCTTCGTTATCGCGGCGGTGGTTCCCGTGGGTTCGGCGGGGCTGAAGAGCCCCTTCGCCGCGGTGTTGGAGGCCGCCGGCATGCCCGGCGCAGCCACCGCTATTACCCTAGTGGCCGTCGCCGCCCTGCTCTCTGCCCTCAACGCCAACCTCTACGGCGCCTCGCGGATGGCGTTCTCCCTTGCTGAGCGGGGTGAAGCGCCACGCCTGCTTGCTTCCGTGTCCAAGGCCCGGGTCCCGGTTATCGCAGTCCTGGCCAGCGTCGCCTTCGGCGTTGTCACGGTTGTGCTGGAGTTGGCTTTCCCCGAGAAGGTCCTGCCCGTCCTGCTCAACATTGTGGGTTCGACGTGCCTGCTGGTGTGGACGTCCGCGCTCCTCGCCCAGCTGGCACTGCGCCTCCGCGCCGACCGCGAGCGAACGGCGCTTCCCCTGCGGATGCCCGGCTTCCCGTGGCTCACAGGCTTCGGCCTGCTTATCCTCGCGGCGATCTTCACCGTGGGCTTCATCGGCGAGGACTCCCGTCCCCAGCTCCTGAGCACCTTCGCACTCGTAGCGCTCCTGGCGGTGGCGAACTGGCTCCACCACCGTTCCGGCAAGGTTGCGTCCGTTGTCGAGACTTCGGATGGTGCCAAGGAGCCGGTGCTCATGGACTGA
- a CDS encoding thiamine pyrophosphate-binding protein, with the protein MTTLTVSGRVAEVLSSYLSDVFGVMGNGNVYFLDAAEKLGLRFSPVRHEGAAIAAADAYYRASGRLAAGTTTYGPGYTNALTALAEAVQAQIPVVLVTGDAPTSGARPQDVDQTAIAAGLGAATFTVTRDAAGSITQQAVEYALTRRTAVVLAIPYDLAALEAADEELPLPPAPAVSDDVDGGLGQVARLLAGARRPLILAGRGAHLAGAGPELRDLADRLGALTAGTALALNLLQGEGYLGVAGGFGTDTAAGLMGEADVVLVAGASLSPFTMRFGHLLGPDSTVIQIDTALQPTHPRVDLFVSADAKSAAGRLLGLLEGEVAAEAWRAEARNRLADGPGHEPGSTETEDGRLDPRALATALDALLPERRTVVQDGGHFIGWAPMYWNIPRPQDLVMVGTAFQSIGLGLASAVGAARAAEDGRTLVLASGDGGFLMGLSDLESLIGAAKSAVVVIYNDAAYGAEIHQYGSQGLTQKPMLIPEVDFSGIARALGAESAIIRSLADLSTLTDWIDAGANGTFVADCRITSSVRAPWMSEWMAAKQEAKAAVTG; encoded by the coding sequence ATGACTACTCTTACCGTCTCCGGCCGCGTGGCGGAGGTTCTCAGCAGCTATCTCAGCGATGTCTTCGGCGTCATGGGCAACGGAAACGTCTACTTCCTGGACGCCGCGGAAAAGCTGGGCCTCCGCTTCTCCCCCGTCCGCCATGAAGGCGCCGCCATCGCCGCGGCCGACGCCTACTACCGGGCCTCAGGACGTCTCGCCGCGGGCACCACCACCTACGGCCCCGGCTACACCAATGCCCTCACCGCCCTCGCGGAGGCGGTCCAGGCGCAGATCCCGGTCGTCCTGGTCACCGGGGACGCTCCCACCAGCGGCGCCCGGCCGCAGGACGTGGACCAGACGGCCATCGCCGCGGGCCTGGGCGCGGCGACCTTCACCGTCACCCGCGACGCCGCGGGCTCCATCACCCAGCAGGCGGTGGAGTACGCACTTACCAGGCGCACCGCAGTCGTCCTCGCCATTCCCTACGACCTCGCGGCGCTCGAGGCTGCGGACGAAGAGCTTCCCCTGCCGCCGGCACCGGCGGTGAGTGACGACGTCGACGGCGGCCTTGGTCAGGTAGCCCGCCTGCTCGCCGGGGCCAGGCGGCCGCTGATCCTGGCCGGCCGCGGTGCGCACCTCGCCGGCGCCGGCCCGGAGCTCCGGGACCTCGCCGACCGCCTGGGCGCGCTGACCGCCGGAACCGCCCTCGCGCTCAACCTCCTCCAGGGCGAGGGGTACCTCGGCGTCGCGGGCGGCTTCGGCACGGACACCGCGGCCGGCCTCATGGGCGAGGCCGATGTGGTCCTGGTGGCCGGGGCGAGCCTGAGCCCCTTCACCATGCGGTTCGGGCACCTGCTCGGCCCGGACAGCACGGTCATCCAGATCGACACCGCCCTGCAGCCCACGCACCCCCGGGTGGACCTGTTCGTCAGCGCGGACGCGAAGTCGGCGGCGGGGCGGCTCCTAGGGTTGCTTGAGGGCGAGGTTGCGGCGGAGGCGTGGCGGGCTGAAGCCCGAAACCGTCTGGCCGACGGACCTGGCCATGAGCCAGGATCCACGGAGACCGAGGACGGCCGGCTGGATCCGCGCGCCCTGGCCACGGCGCTGGATGCCTTGCTGCCGGAGCGCCGCACGGTGGTCCAGGACGGCGGGCACTTCATCGGCTGGGCACCCATGTACTGGAACATCCCGCGGCCGCAGGACCTGGTGATGGTGGGCACCGCCTTCCAGTCCATCGGGCTGGGCCTGGCCAGCGCCGTCGGGGCAGCCCGTGCGGCGGAGGACGGCCGCACGCTGGTGCTGGCCTCCGGCGACGGCGGTTTCCTGATGGGGCTGTCCGACCTCGAATCGCTCATTGGTGCGGCAAAGAGCGCGGTCGTCGTGATCTACAACGACGCCGCCTACGGAGCCGAAATCCACCAGTACGGCTCCCAGGGCCTGACCCAAAAGCCCATGCTGATCCCCGAGGTGGACTTCAGCGGCATCGCCCGCGCGCTCGGTGCCGAGTCGGCGATCATCCGCTCCCTGGCGGACCTTTCCACGCTCACCGACTGGATCGACGCCGGCGCGAACGGAACCTTCGTGGCCGACTGCCGGATCACGTCCAGCGTCCGGGCCCCATGGATGAGCGAGTGGATGGCAGCCAAGCAGGAGGCGAAGGCGGCGGTGACGGGTTAA
- a CDS encoding DEAD/DEAH box helicase, with the protein MPDGLYELLNTDALGARLNQIANIKSIFTALDDEDTPEILSRHVADAVLEALKIARPADRVGLANRLLQELQNHDRIAPGPTQLQSLHRPDALKRRQLRRPTTKLSDSALHTNNKDEPNLAAELRAEIESANTVDLLCAFVRWTGLRLLEPALEQLKERGARLRVVTTTYMGATERRAIDELVNRYGAEVKINYETQATRLHAKAWLFRRNSGFDTAYVGSSNLSHAALLDGLEWNVRLSSVATPTLLQKFEVTFESYWEQRAFQSYDPERDGEKLDAALERNGGRRTAVPDAATGLEVQPYLHQEEMLEELEAERLKGFNHNLLVAATGTGKTVIAALDYKRLCESAGRDLKLLFVAHRQEILKQAMRTYRDVMQAGAFGELYVGDNKPREWKHIFASVQSLSSLGIEQLEPDFFDVVVIDEFHHAMAPTYRRLLDHLQPQQLLGLTATPERGDGVDVAKQFFDGRTASELRLWDALDADLLVPFHYFGVSDDVDLSQLEWKRGNYDAAQLSNLYTGNDARAAKVIRELRDKVTSTDLMRAIGFCVSVQHAQYMAEVFNRAGIASVAVDGSTNDADRAAALERLRRREINCIFAVDLFNEGLDLPHVDTILLLRPTQSATIFLQQLGRGLRRAEGKAVLTVMDFIGQQRREFRFDLRYRALTGYGRKELEKAVEDDFPYLPSGSQIVLDRVAQQVVLDNIKAQLRFNRAQLVRDIASYAETELEAYLERSGNDVKSIYRSTKDSWTGYLRQAGLIEGFSLLETALRGKIEDLKDANEKKLLGRMAALIHVDDPERAEAYSMLVGPDAPRYAELGMREQTFARMLFYTLWDDGGGFQEYDAGLDYLRGYQFVCSEIRQVVTLGAAASKHAAKSLGAGLQHVPLLSHATYRREEILAALQYGSLEQGKNVQHREGVAWCPATLTDAFFVTLNKDDKKHSATTMYKDYAISPELFHWESQNATSPTSPTGRRYLDRAAQGTKVLIFTRDTADDETGLTVPYTCLGEVDYVQHSGERPIAITWKLHRTMPADVYATAAAVAQ; encoded by the coding sequence CTGCCCGATGGCTTGTACGAACTACTAAACACTGATGCACTCGGCGCGCGCCTGAACCAGATAGCGAATATCAAGTCGATCTTCACTGCTTTAGATGACGAAGACACCCCGGAGATACTGTCCCGTCATGTTGCAGATGCTGTCCTCGAGGCACTGAAGATCGCCAGGCCAGCAGACAGAGTCGGTTTGGCGAACCGCTTGCTCCAAGAGCTACAGAACCACGACCGCATTGCTCCGGGCCCTACCCAGCTTCAGTCCCTTCACCGCCCGGACGCACTCAAACGCAGACAACTTCGTCGACCCACGACCAAGCTGAGTGATTCGGCGCTCCACACTAACAACAAAGACGAGCCGAATCTCGCCGCGGAGCTCCGGGCCGAGATCGAGTCCGCCAACACTGTCGACCTGCTCTGCGCCTTCGTCCGGTGGACGGGCCTTCGCCTGCTCGAGCCAGCCCTCGAGCAGCTAAAGGAGCGGGGAGCCCGCCTCAGAGTCGTCACCACCACCTACATGGGCGCCACGGAACGCCGCGCCATCGACGAGCTCGTCAACCGCTACGGTGCCGAGGTGAAGATCAACTACGAAACCCAGGCCACACGCCTCCACGCCAAAGCCTGGCTGTTCCGCCGCAACTCCGGCTTCGACACCGCCTACGTCGGGAGCTCCAACCTCAGCCACGCTGCACTACTGGATGGGCTTGAGTGGAACGTTCGGCTCAGCTCGGTCGCAACGCCCACTCTCTTGCAGAAGTTCGAGGTCACGTTCGAAAGCTACTGGGAGCAGCGCGCATTCCAGAGCTACGATCCGGAACGCGACGGCGAAAAGCTGGACGCGGCACTCGAACGCAACGGCGGCCGGCGCACCGCAGTGCCGGACGCAGCCACCGGGCTCGAAGTCCAGCCGTACCTCCACCAGGAGGAGATGCTAGAAGAACTGGAAGCCGAGCGGCTCAAAGGCTTCAACCACAACCTCCTGGTCGCCGCCACGGGTACGGGGAAGACAGTTATTGCTGCTCTGGACTACAAGCGCCTCTGTGAGTCGGCCGGCCGCGATTTGAAGCTGCTCTTCGTCGCCCACCGGCAAGAAATCCTCAAACAGGCCATGCGTACCTACCGTGACGTCATGCAGGCCGGTGCCTTCGGCGAACTCTACGTGGGGGACAACAAGCCGAGAGAGTGGAAGCACATCTTCGCCTCCGTCCAGTCGCTGTCCTCGCTAGGCATCGAACAGCTGGAACCGGACTTCTTCGACGTCGTCGTCATAGATGAATTCCACCACGCCATGGCACCCACCTACCGGCGCCTGCTGGACCACTTGCAGCCACAGCAACTTCTTGGACTCACTGCGACACCGGAACGCGGCGACGGGGTCGACGTCGCCAAGCAGTTCTTCGACGGGCGCACCGCCAGTGAGCTCAGGCTGTGGGACGCCCTGGACGCTGACCTGCTGGTGCCGTTCCACTACTTCGGCGTCTCGGACGACGTCGATCTGAGCCAGCTGGAATGGAAGCGCGGCAACTACGACGCAGCCCAGCTCAGTAACCTCTACACCGGTAACGATGCCCGAGCTGCCAAAGTGATCCGCGAGCTCCGTGACAAGGTCACCAGCACGGACCTGATGCGGGCCATCGGCTTCTGCGTCTCGGTCCAGCACGCCCAATACATGGCCGAAGTGTTCAACCGTGCCGGCATTGCTTCCGTCGCAGTCGATGGCAGCACCAACGACGCCGACCGCGCAGCCGCGCTGGAGCGCCTCCGCCGGCGAGAGATCAACTGCATCTTCGCCGTCGACCTTTTCAACGAAGGCTTGGACCTGCCGCATGTGGACACCATCCTGCTGCTCCGGCCCACTCAGAGCGCCACAATCTTCCTCCAGCAGCTGGGGCGGGGGCTGCGCCGTGCCGAGGGCAAGGCGGTGCTGACGGTCATGGACTTCATTGGCCAGCAACGGCGCGAGTTCCGCTTCGATCTGCGGTACCGGGCGCTCACCGGCTACGGACGCAAGGAGCTGGAGAAGGCCGTCGAGGACGACTTCCCCTATCTGCCATCGGGCTCCCAGATTGTGTTGGACAGGGTGGCGCAGCAGGTGGTGCTGGACAACATCAAGGCACAGCTACGGTTCAACCGGGCGCAACTCGTCCGAGACATTGCCTCATATGCGGAGACTGAGCTGGAGGCCTATCTGGAGCGGTCTGGAAACGATGTGAAGTCGATCTACCGGTCGACCAAGGATTCGTGGACCGGTTACCTTCGCCAGGCCGGGTTGATCGAAGGGTTCTCGCTGTTGGAGACGGCGCTCCGCGGCAAGATCGAGGATCTGAAGGATGCCAATGAGAAGAAGCTCCTGGGCCGGATGGCTGCGCTAATCCATGTCGATGATCCGGAACGCGCCGAGGCGTACTCGATGCTGGTGGGCCCCGATGCGCCCCGCTACGCGGAGCTTGGGATGCGCGAGCAGACTTTCGCCCGGATGCTGTTCTACACGTTGTGGGACGACGGCGGCGGTTTTCAAGAGTACGACGCCGGACTGGATTACCTGCGCGGGTACCAGTTTGTGTGCAGCGAGATTCGTCAGGTCGTGACGCTTGGAGCGGCCGCTTCCAAACACGCAGCGAAGAGTCTCGGTGCCGGGCTGCAGCACGTTCCGCTGCTCTCGCACGCTACCTACAGGCGAGAGGAGATACTGGCAGCATTGCAGTACGGTTCGCTGGAGCAGGGCAAGAACGTCCAGCACCGCGAGGGGGTCGCTTGGTGTCCGGCGACTTTGACGGACGCCTTCTTTGTCACCTTGAATAAGGATGACAAGAAACACTCGGCCACAACGATGTATAAGGACTATGCCATCAGCCCTGAGCTGTTCCATTGGGAATCGCAGAACGCCACCTCACCCACCAGCCCCACAGGACGCCGATACCTCGACCGAGCTGCGCAGGGTACGAAAGTTCTGATCTTCACGAGGGACACGGCGGACGACGAGACTGGCCTGACAGTTCCCTACACGTGCCTGGGGGAGGTGGACTACGTGCAGCACTCAGGAGAGAGGCCCATTGCCATCACGTGGAAGCTGCACCGCACCATGCCCGCGGATGTGTATGCGACGGCTGCTGCAGTGGCGCAGTAG
- a CDS encoding Lrp/AsnC family transcriptional regulator yields the protein MTIPNPRTVDSLDGRIILALDKDPEASALALSRTLGVARNTVHARLARLERSGALRSFSRRLDPAALGYDLMAFLSLSISQTRTGAVEDGLAAIPEVIEVHATTGDADLMAKVVARSTADLYRITNQILEIEGIQRTSTAISVLELMPPRYDGLLSRLSEQESRPSN from the coding sequence ATGACCATCCCGAACCCTCGCACCGTGGATTCCCTCGACGGCAGGATCATCCTGGCCCTCGACAAGGATCCGGAAGCCAGCGCCCTGGCACTCTCACGGACGCTCGGCGTCGCACGGAACACGGTCCACGCCCGGCTGGCACGGCTCGAGCGCAGCGGCGCCCTCCGCTCCTTCAGCCGGAGACTGGATCCCGCCGCGCTTGGCTATGACCTGATGGCCTTCCTCTCACTGTCCATCAGCCAGACGCGGACAGGTGCGGTGGAAGACGGGCTCGCCGCGATCCCGGAGGTCATCGAGGTGCACGCCACCACCGGGGACGCGGACCTCATGGCCAAGGTGGTGGCCCGCAGTACGGCCGATCTGTACCGCATCACCAACCAGATCCTGGAAATCGAGGGGATCCAACGGACCAGCACGGCCATTTCCGTGCTGGAACTCATGCCGCCCCGCTACGACGGCCTTCTGAGCCGGCTCTCGGAGCAGGAATCCCGACCCTCCAACTAA
- a CDS encoding GYD domain-containing protein, producing MESFYYAVGYTDVLGVFEVPDDAIAAERSLLINSTGNVTVRLRSPLTVEDIDEAGRKTPS from the coding sequence CTGGAGAGCTTCTACTACGCTGTTGGTTACACCGACGTCCTTGGCGTTTTTGAGGTGCCGGACGATGCAATTGCTGCAGAACGGTCGCTGCTGATCAACTCGACGGGGAACGTCACCGTCCGCCTGAGGTCGCCCCTGACTGTGGAGGACATCGACGAAGCCGGAAGGAAGACGCCGTCCTAA
- a CDS encoding lipid kinase has product MKAARDARSAAVVINAGSRRGAAPELAVDTMREAGVPISSVHRVLSGADLAGTFDRVLADGHDLVVVGGGDGTVSYAAGRVAGTKVVLGVLPLGTANDFARTLEIPNNLAEACAAIGEGKVVDIDLGRANGEPFLNVASVGLSVAVTEALSPRLKRYIGPLAYSIATLTAYARHKAFRARLEFPDGDHEPMELDSLLQVAVGNGRHYGGGNTVSPTAGIDDHTLDIYAILAGPLREHVSIARLLKDGSFIKHDRVYHLTSRRVRLVTERPLPVNLDGEIATTTPTDFTVQRNAVHVVVPQSSTSALFDGPGAANWPPV; this is encoded by the coding sequence ATGAAGGCTGCCCGGGACGCACGCTCTGCCGCCGTTGTTATCAACGCCGGATCACGCCGAGGGGCGGCACCCGAACTTGCCGTGGACACGATGCGCGAGGCAGGCGTGCCCATTTCCTCGGTGCACCGCGTGCTGTCCGGGGCAGACCTGGCCGGAACGTTTGACCGGGTGCTTGCGGACGGGCACGACCTGGTCGTAGTTGGTGGCGGCGACGGGACTGTGTCCTACGCCGCCGGTCGGGTTGCCGGCACCAAGGTTGTGCTCGGCGTTCTTCCGCTGGGCACGGCCAATGACTTCGCCCGCACGCTGGAGATTCCGAACAATCTTGCGGAGGCGTGCGCTGCCATCGGCGAAGGGAAGGTCGTGGACATCGACCTCGGCCGGGCCAACGGCGAGCCATTCCTCAACGTCGCCTCCGTTGGCCTGTCGGTGGCTGTTACCGAAGCGCTCAGCCCCCGCCTGAAGCGGTACATCGGGCCATTGGCGTACAGCATCGCCACGCTAACGGCTTATGCCCGGCACAAGGCGTTCCGGGCCCGTCTCGAGTTCCCCGACGGGGACCACGAGCCGATGGAACTCGACAGCCTGCTTCAGGTGGCCGTCGGCAACGGCCGGCATTACGGCGGCGGCAACACGGTCTCCCCCACGGCAGGGATCGACGACCACACCCTCGACATCTACGCGATCCTGGCGGGGCCACTCCGGGAGCATGTGAGTATCGCGCGGTTGCTCAAGGACGGAAGCTTCATCAAACACGACCGTGTGTACCACCTGACCAGCCGACGTGTCCGGCTGGTCACCGAGCGGCCGCTGCCGGTGAACCTCGACGGCGAGATCGCGACAACCACGCCCACCGACTTCACCGTCCAGCGCAACGCCGTCCACGTGGTGGTACCCCAGAGCAGCACCAGCGCGTTGTTCGACGGACCGGGCGCCGCGAACTGGCCGCCGGTTTGA
- a CDS encoding 2-dehydropantoate 2-reductase, with translation MRILVVGAGATGGAFGTLLQEAGRDVTYLVRPRKQEVLRRDGLRFISPTADRTHPVKTITAPDGSEAFDLILVTVKATAFEGVLGEIGAFVGPGTSIIPILNGMAHVDRLEQLYPGQVLGGLARIVATLEGDVVRQQMPLTSLTVGGLNGNPVPTDVSEALDVPGVDFSVVDDVAGALWEKWVFIAAAGIVNCLFRAPVGRIIDAGGRSRILEAISETEAVAAAAGHPVSDAGHAQAVGILTEPGSAFTSSLYRDLSAGLPSEAEHILGDLAGRARSLNVPTPLLDLTLIQIRAGLPT, from the coding sequence ATGCGGATACTCGTCGTCGGAGCCGGAGCCACAGGCGGGGCGTTCGGCACGCTCCTGCAGGAAGCAGGACGGGATGTCACCTATTTGGTGCGTCCGCGCAAGCAGGAGGTCCTTCGCCGCGACGGGTTACGCTTCATCTCCCCCACCGCTGACCGGACGCACCCGGTAAAAACCATCACCGCCCCGGACGGGTCAGAGGCCTTCGATCTGATCCTCGTCACGGTCAAAGCCACCGCGTTCGAGGGCGTACTCGGCGAGATTGGGGCTTTCGTCGGGCCTGGAACGAGCATCATTCCCATCCTCAACGGCATGGCCCATGTGGACCGGCTTGAGCAGTTGTACCCGGGCCAGGTGCTCGGCGGCCTGGCCCGGATCGTCGCCACTCTTGAGGGCGATGTGGTCCGCCAGCAGATGCCCCTCACTTCCCTCACGGTGGGCGGGCTCAACGGAAACCCTGTCCCTACGGATGTTTCCGAGGCTCTGGACGTGCCCGGCGTCGACTTCTCGGTAGTGGACGACGTAGCCGGCGCCCTGTGGGAGAAATGGGTATTCATCGCGGCCGCAGGAATCGTCAACTGCCTGTTCCGGGCGCCGGTTGGACGGATCATCGACGCCGGCGGGCGGTCCAGGATCCTGGAGGCCATCAGTGAAACCGAAGCGGTGGCGGCGGCGGCAGGACATCCCGTTTCCGACGCCGGTCATGCACAAGCAGTCGGCATACTGACTGAACCGGGATCGGCGTTCACTTCCTCCCTGTACCGGGACCTCAGCGCAGGGCTCCCATCGGAGGCCGAGCACATCCTTGGCGACCTTGCCGGCAGAGCCCGCAGCCTCAACGTCCCTACGCCTCTGTTGGACCTCACCCTCATCCAGATCAGGGCCGGCCTTCCAACCTGA